The following DNA comes from Nitrospirota bacterium.
ATTGAGATGAGTACAGAATCCCGACTGCGATCCCACTATTGCGGCGACCTTCGGAGCGAACATCTTGGACAAGATGTCACTCTCATGGGATGGGTCCACTCCGTCCGCGATCACGGCGGGATCCTTTTCATCGATCTCCGCGACATCCACGGGGTGGTCCAACTCGTCTTCAGTCCGGAGGGCGATCCGGCCGTATATCAGGTCGCACAAAGGCTGCGGAGTGAATTTGTCATCTGTGTACTGGGCTCGGTCGCGAAGAGACCCGCGGGCACTGAAAACGCGGGACTGCCCACGGGTCAGGTCGAAGTCCACGTGAGCCGGGCGGAGGTCCTGAACGAATCCAAACCTCTGCCGTTCACCGTGGACGACGACGTGAATGTCTCCGAGAACACCCGCCTCCAGTACCGCTATCTCGATTTGCGGCGCCCCCGGATGCAACGCATCCTGATGGCCCGACACCGCATGGCTCAGGCCATCCGTGAATACCTCAGCGCGCAGGATTTCCTGGAAATTGAAACGCCCATGCTGTCCAAAAGCACACCCGAGGGCGCAAGGGATTTCCTTGTCCCGAGCCGCCTCTCTCCCGGCGCTTTCTACGCGCTGCCTCAATCCCCACAGCTGTACAAACAAATCCTGATGATGAGCGGCCTCAATCGCTACTTCCAGATCGTCCGCTGTTTCCGCGACGAAGATCTCCGAGCCGACCGGCAACCCGAGTTCACCCAGCTGGACATCGAACTTTCCTTCACCGAGCCGGAGGAGATCTATCGGATCATCGAGGGCTTGATGCAAGCGGTTCTGGAGCGGGTTTTCGGGCGAATGGTGTCCATACCCTTTCCCCGGTTGAGCTATCAGGAAGCCATCGACCGGTATGGCAAGGATGCTCCCGATCTCCGATACGGACTCCAGTTGCAGATTCTCGGCTCGGTCTTCGCCAAGACAGGATTCAAGATTTTCAAGGAGACGCTCGCGAAAGGGGGCTCCGTACGGGGCTTCTGCGCGCCGGCGAAAAAGGCCTGGAGCCGCGCTGATTTCGACCGCAAAACGGAGTGGGTGAAGGAGTTCGGCGCGAAAGGGCTCGTCTGGCTCACCCATGAGAAAGGCGGATGGGCCGGCCCCGTCGCCAAGTTCCTCAGCGCCGAAGAATCGGCGGCCCTGAAAGGTATCTTCCGTCCCGGTGAGGGAGATACGGTGTTCGTGGTCGCCGATCGCGCTCCACTGGCGGCCAATGTGCTCGGCCGGCTTCGGGAGGAAATCGCGAAGGAATTGGACCTCGTTCCAAAGAACGATCTCCAGCTCGCGTGGATCACGGACTTTCCGATGTTTGAATTCAGCGAAGAGGACAAGCGTTGGGTGGCGATGCATCATCCGTTCACCGCGCCAAAGTGGGAGGATCTGGATCGGATGGAAAAAGACCCCGGTTCGGTGAAGGCTCAGGCCTACGACCTCGTTCTGAATGGAACGGAAATCGGCGGGGGGAGCATCCGAAACCATCGGAGCGACGTCCAATCCCGGGTATTTGACACGTTGGGGCTGAAGCCGGATGAGGCTCGGGCGAAATTCGGCTTCCTCCTGGAGGCGCTCCAGTACGGGGCGCCGCCGCATGGCGGCATTGCGTTCGGTCTGGACCGAATCACCATGCTTCTCACCGGTTGCGAGTCGATCCGAGATACCATTGCGTTTCCCAAGACTCAGAAAGGGACCTGTCTTCTGACCGACGCGCCCAGCCCCGTGGACGAAAAACAACTTCGGGAGATCCACATTCGAACCCTGCTTTGAAATGAGCTCCATCGCCGTACTGGGCGCCGGGAGCTTCGGCACGGCTCTCGCCTATCTGCTCGGCTCCAAGGGCTTGGAGGTCAGGCTTTGGTGTCGTCGGAAAGACCAGGCGGAATCCATCCGGCAATCGCGCCGAAACCCCGACTACCTGGCCGATACGATTCTGCCGGCGAGTGTGGCGTCGACTTCGGACTTGGCCGCCGCCGTTCGGGGTGTCGAAACGGTCGTGCTGGTCACGCCCACGCACTCGCTACGGGAGACGATACGAACCGGGGGCGGATCGCTGGATGGGGCGAAGACGATTGTGTGCGCTTCGAAAGGAATCGAAAACGAAACCTTCCTGACGCCCACGCAAATCGTTCGATCGCTCCTTCCCGGATCGGATCGGCGCGTCGCCGCGCTTTCAGGCCCCAGCTTTGCCAAGGAAATCGTGCGCGGCGTTCCGACGGCCGTGACCATTGCCTCTCTGGCGCCGGAGACGGCGAAAGAGATGCAGGCCCTGTTCCGGACGCCCACGTTCCGGACCTACACTTCGGGAGATCTGGTGGGGGTCGAACTGGGGGGCGCCATGAAGAACGTGATCGCCATCGCGGCGGGGATTTGCGACGGCCTTCAATTCGGTCACAACGCGCGCGCCGCGCTCATTACGCGGGGCTTGGCGGAAATTACCCGA
Coding sequences within:
- the aspS gene encoding aspartate--tRNA ligase → MSTESRLRSHYCGDLRSEHLGQDVTLMGWVHSVRDHGGILFIDLRDIHGVVQLVFSPEGDPAVYQVAQRLRSEFVICVLGSVAKRPAGTENAGLPTGQVEVHVSRAEVLNESKPLPFTVDDDVNVSENTRLQYRYLDLRRPRMQRILMARHRMAQAIREYLSAQDFLEIETPMLSKSTPEGARDFLVPSRLSPGAFYALPQSPQLYKQILMMSGLNRYFQIVRCFRDEDLRADRQPEFTQLDIELSFTEPEEIYRIIEGLMQAVLERVFGRMVSIPFPRLSYQEAIDRYGKDAPDLRYGLQLQILGSVFAKTGFKIFKETLAKGGSVRGFCAPAKKAWSRADFDRKTEWVKEFGAKGLVWLTHEKGGWAGPVAKFLSAEESAALKGIFRPGEGDTVFVVADRAPLAANVLGRLREEIAKELDLVPKNDLQLAWITDFPMFEFSEEDKRWVAMHHPFTAPKWEDLDRMEKDPGSVKAQAYDLVLNGTEIGGGSIRNHRSDVQSRVFDTLGLKPDEARAKFGFLLEALQYGAPPHGGIAFGLDRITMLLTGCESIRDTIAFPKTQKGTCLLTDAPSPVDEKQLREIHIRTLL
- a CDS encoding NAD(P)-dependent glycerol-3-phosphate dehydrogenase gives rise to the protein MSSIAVLGAGSFGTALAYLLGSKGLEVRLWCRRKDQAESIRQSRRNPDYLADTILPASVASTSDLAAAVRGVETVVLVTPTHSLRETIRTGGGSLDGAKTIVCASKGIENETFLTPTQIVRSLLPGSDRRVAALSGPSFAKEIVRGVPTAVTIASLAPETAKEMQALFRTPTFRTYTSGDLVGVELGGAMKNVIAIAAGICDGLQFGHNARAALITRGLAEITRMAVRLGAEPLTLAGLSGLGDLVLTCTGDLSRNRTVGLRLGQGESLDAIVKGMHMVPPPATGRGAASRPLGSPGETVAGGAMVAEGIHTARSARHFSRKQGVELPITEKVYEVLYEGLPPRRAVEELMGRELRAESTG